In Lotus japonicus ecotype B-129 chromosome 5, LjGifu_v1.2, one genomic interval encodes:
- the LOC130719466 gene encoding uncharacterized protein LOC130719466, translating into MAWFTTLPRGSITNFRDFSSKFLIQFLVSKVRQVTIDDLYNLRQFEGETLKQYMAHYNATSVKIEDSEPRACALAFKNGLRPGSLNNKLSRKPARSTAEIRARENTYILVEEDDAFMRKRANKEDGGAHGKQAGKERRSEEKGEGSKHKEKKGRSVAKLVKELLYLRREALDRRRPWKPQEPRRREADMELNAHLTDILREVKATHMVGESDKVEPPPRSGIDTTKWCEYRRSVGHDTNDCYTLKREIEKLIMMGS; encoded by the coding sequence atggcgtggtttacaactttgcCTCGTGGATCGATCACAAACTTCCGtgacttctcatcaaaattctTGATCCAATTCTTGGTGAGCAAAGTTAGGCAAGTGACGATTGACGATCTATACAATCTGCGTCAGTTCGAGGGAGAAACGCTGAAGCAATACATGGCGCATTACAACGCCACGTCCGTGAAGATCGAGGATTCCGAGCCACGTGCTTGTGCCTTGGCGTTCAAGAATGGACTTCGGCCTGGCTCACTGAACAACAAGTTGAGCAGGAAACCAGCCCGATCTACGGCAGAGATACGTGCTCGAGAAAACACATATATCTTGGTTGAGGAAGATGATGCGTTCATGCGAAAGCGCGCAAACAAGGAGGATGGCGGTGCTCATGGGAAGCAAGCAGGAAAGGAAAGGCGTAGCGAGGAAAAAGGCGAGGGAAGTAAGCACAAAGAGAAGAAGGGAAGGTCAGTGGCGAAGTTGGTTAAGGAGCTGTTGTACCTGCGGCGAGAGGCTTTAGACCGCCGCCGACCGTGGAAGCCGCAGGAACCTCGGAGGCGAGAAGCAGACATGGAGCTTAACGCGCATTTGACAGATATTCTACGAGAGGTGAAGGCCACACACATGGTTGGAGAATCCGACAAGGTAGAACCCCCACCGCGCAGCGGGATCGACACAAccaagtggtgcgagtaccgTCGATCGGTAGGCCATGACACTAATGATTGCTACACCCTGAAGAGGGAGATAGAGAAGCTGATCATGATGGGCAGCTGA